The following are from one region of the Streptomyces rubrogriseus genome:
- a CDS encoding ScbA/BarX family gamma-butyrolactone biosynthesis protein — MPEAVVLIKSASDANSIEQTALPVPMALVHRTRVQDAFPISWIPKGGDRFSVTAVLPHDHPFFAPVHGDRHDPLLIAETLRQAAMLVFHAGYGVPVGYHFLMATLDYTCHLEHLAVTGEAVRLEVEVVCSQLKFRGGQPVQGQVDWTVRRAGRLAATGTATTRFTSPQVYRRMRGDFATPTTSVPRTAPVPAARVGRTRDEDVVLSASSQQDMWRLRVDTRHPTLFQRPNDHVPGMLLLEAARQAACLVTGPGPFVPSIGGTRFLRYAEFDSPCWIQATVRPGPAAGLTTVRVTGHQDGNLVFLTTLSGPEFFG; from the coding sequence ATGCCCGAAGCAGTAGTTTTGATCAAATCTGCGTCCGATGCCAACTCGATCGAACAAACCGCGTTGCCGGTTCCGATGGCGCTTGTCCACCGGACCAGGGTGCAGGACGCGTTTCCGATCAGCTGGATACCGAAGGGCGGTGACCGGTTCTCGGTCACCGCCGTCCTGCCGCACGACCACCCGTTCTTCGCACCGGTCCACGGGGACCGGCACGATCCGCTGCTGATAGCCGAGACGCTGCGTCAGGCCGCGATGCTGGTCTTCCACGCCGGGTACGGCGTGCCGGTGGGCTACCACTTCCTGATGGCCACGCTGGACTACACCTGCCACCTCGAACACCTCGCCGTGACGGGCGAGGCCGTGCGGCTGGAAGTGGAAGTGGTCTGTTCCCAGCTGAAGTTCCGCGGCGGGCAGCCCGTACAGGGACAGGTGGACTGGACCGTGCGCCGCGCCGGACGGCTCGCCGCCACGGGGACGGCCACGACGCGCTTCACCAGTCCTCAGGTCTACCGGCGGATGCGCGGCGACTTCGCGACCCCCACCACCTCGGTGCCCCGGACCGCGCCCGTGCCGGCGGCGCGCGTCGGTCGCACCCGCGACGAGGACGTGGTCCTGTCGGCGAGTTCGCAGCAGGACATGTGGCGACTGCGGGTGGACACCCGTCACCCGACCCTCTTCCAGCGACCCAACGACCACGTGCCGGGCATGCTTCTGCTGGAGGCGGCACGGCAGGCGGCGTGCCTCGTGACCGGTCCGGGGCCCTTCGTGCCGTCGATCGGCGGCACCCGGTTCCTCCGGTACGCGGAGTTCGACAGCCCGTGCTGGATCCAGGCGACGGTCCGGCCCGGTCCGGCGGCGGGGCTGACCACCGTACGGGTCACCGGGCATCAGGACGGCAATCTCGTCTTCCTCACCACGCTGTCCGGCCCGGAGTTCTTCGGCTGA
- a CDS encoding NmrA family NAD(P)-binding protein yields MILVTGVTGAVGREVARLLARTGPVRVLARRPERVTVTGPDVEVHAAEYADRPGLDRALDGVRAAFLVTNSATEPDDERFATAAREAGVRHLVKLSMLAVEEPGADDFITRRQRENERAVRESGLDWTFLRARTFMSNTLSWAPAIRSDGVVRALYGTSPVACVDPRDIAEVAVTALTRPGHEGRAYALSGPEAITARQQTAQLSEVLGRSLRFEELGLDAAREHLLRRYPRPVADAFLESAERQRAGAKAQVVPTVREVTGRPARPFRTWAAGHAEAFGRSEE; encoded by the coding sequence GTGATTCTTGTGACCGGCGTGACCGGTGCGGTCGGCCGCGAGGTCGCCCGCCTGCTGGCCCGGACCGGCCCCGTTCGGGTTCTGGCCCGACGGCCGGAACGAGTGACCGTCACCGGCCCGGACGTCGAGGTCCACGCGGCCGAGTACGCCGACCGCCCGGGTCTGGACCGGGCACTCGACGGGGTGCGGGCGGCGTTCCTCGTCACCAACAGCGCCACCGAGCCGGACGACGAACGCTTCGCGACGGCGGCACGCGAGGCCGGGGTCCGGCACCTGGTGAAGCTGTCCATGCTCGCGGTGGAGGAACCGGGGGCGGACGACTTCATCACGCGACGGCAGCGCGAGAACGAGCGGGCCGTACGGGAGTCCGGGCTCGACTGGACCTTCCTGCGGGCCAGGACCTTCATGTCCAACACGCTGTCCTGGGCGCCCGCCATCAGGTCCGACGGTGTGGTCCGCGCGCTGTACGGGACGTCCCCGGTCGCCTGCGTCGATCCGCGTGACATCGCGGAAGTCGCGGTCACCGCACTGACCCGGCCCGGCCACGAAGGACGGGCGTACGCGCTGTCCGGCCCCGAGGCGATCACCGCCCGGCAGCAGACGGCGCAGCTCTCCGAGGTGCTGGGCCGGTCACTGCGTTTCGAGGAGCTGGGGTTGGACGCGGCGCGCGAGCACCTGCTCCGGAGGTATCCGAGGCCCGTCGCCGACGCGTTCCTGGAGAGCGCCGAGCGGCAGCGGGCGGGGGCCAAGGCGCAGGTTGTGCCGACCGTGCGGGAGGTTACGGGCCGGCCCGCCAGGCCGTTCCGCACCTGGGCGGCGGGCCACGCCGAGGCCTTCGGCCGAAGCGAGGAGTGA
- a CDS encoding FAD-binding oxidoreductase, with the protein MTEVSRRKLMKGAAVSGGALALPALGAPPATAAPAAGLAEAAAGHRPATATAPVHVTRSDPRYQGLISGSNQRWVGNPDYIRVVSSAGQVVRAVQEAVDKGLKIAVRSGGHCDEDFVANRDVRVVIDMAGLNSVTYDRERRAFAVGPGALLGTVYRTLYKRWGVVLPGGTCPTVGAGGHITGGGYGALSRSRGLTVDHLYAVEVVHVDAKGRARKVVATREDDDPNRELWWAHTGAGGGNFGVITRYWLRSPDAVGDDPSTLLPAAPSEVLLSDVSWSWDDLDEASFTRLLRNFTEWHARNSAPDSPGRFLFSQLKTMHKAAGYFRMSTQVDAAAPDADRLLDGYLAAISEGTGVTYHVGDRYRAPWLYAVTEWSGFVEASVPRWKSKSAYVREVMPEEQLRAVYRQLTRDDYPGPYGMIAIVGFGGKINEVAPGDTATAQRDSIAKMLYCSLWSDPADDALHQRWIREAYEDVYAATGGVPRPGGVNDGCYINYADADLADPALNRSGIPWHELYFKGNYPRLQQVKERWDPRNVFSHSLGIRKPQP; encoded by the coding sequence ATGACCGAGGTGTCCCGCCGGAAACTCATGAAAGGCGCCGCGGTGTCCGGCGGCGCGCTGGCGCTGCCCGCGCTCGGCGCACCGCCGGCTACGGCCGCGCCCGCCGCCGGCCTCGCCGAGGCCGCGGCCGGCCACCGTCCGGCCACGGCCACGGCCCCGGTCCACGTCACGCGCTCCGACCCGCGCTACCAGGGGCTCATATCGGGCTCCAACCAGCGATGGGTCGGCAACCCCGACTACATACGCGTCGTCAGCTCCGCCGGCCAAGTGGTCCGAGCCGTCCAGGAGGCCGTCGACAAGGGCCTGAAGATCGCGGTCCGCAGCGGCGGTCACTGCGACGAGGACTTCGTCGCCAACCGCGACGTCCGGGTCGTCATCGACATGGCCGGCCTGAACTCGGTCACCTACGACCGCGAGCGCCGTGCCTTCGCGGTCGGACCGGGCGCCCTGCTGGGCACGGTGTACCGGACCCTGTACAAGCGCTGGGGTGTCGTGCTGCCCGGCGGCACCTGTCCCACCGTCGGTGCCGGAGGCCACATCACGGGCGGTGGCTACGGGGCACTGTCCAGGTCGCGCGGTTTGACCGTCGACCACCTGTACGCCGTCGAGGTCGTCCACGTCGACGCGAAGGGCCGGGCGCGCAAGGTGGTCGCCACCCGGGAGGACGACGACCCCAACCGTGAGCTGTGGTGGGCCCACACCGGCGCCGGGGGCGGCAACTTCGGTGTCATCACCCGCTACTGGCTGCGTTCCCCGGACGCCGTCGGCGACGATCCGTCGACGCTGCTGCCCGCGGCGCCGTCCGAGGTGCTGCTGTCGGACGTCAGCTGGTCCTGGGACGACCTGGACGAGGCGAGCTTCACCCGTCTGCTGCGCAACTTCACCGAGTGGCACGCGCGCAACTCCGCCCCGGACTCGCCCGGCCGCTTCCTGTTCAGCCAGCTCAAGACCATGCACAAGGCGGCCGGTTACTTCCGGATGAGCACGCAGGTCGATGCCGCGGCCCCGGACGCCGACCGGCTGCTCGACGGCTACCTGGCCGCCATCAGCGAGGGCACGGGCGTCACCTACCACGTCGGCGACCGCTACCGGGCCCCGTGGCTCTACGCGGTCACCGAGTGGTCCGGCTTCGTCGAGGCCTCCGTACCGCGCTGGAAGTCCAAGTCGGCGTACGTCCGCGAGGTCATGCCCGAGGAGCAGCTGCGGGCGGTGTACCGGCAGCTGACGCGGGACGACTACCCCGGACCCTACGGCATGATCGCCATCGTCGGCTTCGGCGGGAAGATCAACGAGGTCGCTCCGGGCGACACCGCCACCGCACAACGCGACTCGATCGCGAAGATGCTCTACTGCAGCCTGTGGTCCGACCCGGCCGACGACGCGCTGCACCAGCGGTGGATCCGCGAGGCGTACGAGGACGTCTACGCCGCCACCGGCGGCGTGCCCCGTCCGGGCGGCGTCAACGACGGCTGCTACATCAACTACGCCGACGCCGACCTCGCCGACCCGGCCCTCAACCGGTCGGGCATTCCCTGGCACGAGCTGTACTTCAAGGGCAACTACCCCCGGCTGCAGCAGGTCAAGGAGAGGTGGGACCCGAGGAACGTCTTCAGCCACAGCCTCGGCATCCGCAAGCCGCAGCCATAG
- a CDS encoding acetyl/propionyl/methylcrotonyl-CoA carboxylase subunit alpha — protein sequence MRKVLIANRGEIAVRVARACRDAGIASVAVYADPDRDALHVRAADEAFALGGDTPATSYLDIAKVLKAARESGADAIHPGYGFLSENAEFAQAVLDAGLIWIGPPPHAIRDLGDKVAARHIAQRAGAPLVAGTPDPVSGADEVVAFAKEHGLPIAIKAAFGGGGRGLKVARTLEEVPELYDSAVREAVAAFGRGECFVERYLDKPRHVETQCLADTHGNVVVVSTRDCSLQRRHQKLVEEAPAPFLSDAQTAELYASSKAILKEAGYVGAGTVEFLVGMDGTISFLEVNTRLQVEHPVTEEVAGIDLVREMFRIADGEELGYDDPALRGHSFEFRINGEDPGRGFLPAPGTVTLFDAPTGPGVRLDAGVESGSVIGPAWDSLLAKLIVTGRTRAEALQRAARALDEFTVEGMATAIPFHRTVVRDPAFAPELTGSTDPFTVHTRWIETEFVNEIKPFTTPADTDTDEESGRETVVVEVGGKRLEVSLPSSLGMSLARTGLAAGARPKRRAAKKSGPAASGDTLASPMQGTIVKIAVEEGQEVQEGDLIVVLEAMKMEQPLNAHRSGTIKGLTAEVGASLTSGAAICEIKD from the coding sequence GTGCGCAAGGTGCTCATCGCCAATCGTGGCGAAATCGCTGTCCGCGTGGCCCGGGCCTGCCGGGACGCCGGGATCGCGAGCGTGGCCGTCTACGCGGATCCGGACCGGGACGCGTTGCACGTCCGTGCCGCTGATGAGGCGTTCGCCCTGGGTGGTGACACCCCCGCGACCAGCTATCTGGACATCGCCAAGGTCCTCAAAGCCGCCCGCGAGTCGGGCGCGGACGCCATCCACCCCGGCTACGGATTCCTCTCGGAGAACGCCGAGTTCGCGCAGGCGGTCCTGGACGCCGGCCTGATCTGGATCGGCCCGCCCCCACACGCCATCCGCGACCTGGGCGACAAGGTCGCCGCCCGCCACATCGCCCAGCGGGCCGGCGCCCCCCTGGTCGCCGGCACCCCCGACCCCGTCTCCGGCGCGGACGAGGTCGTCGCCTTCGCGAAGGAACACGGCCTGCCCATCGCGATCAAGGCCGCCTTCGGCGGCGGCGGCCGCGGCCTCAAGGTCGCCCGCACCCTCGAAGAGGTCCCCGAGCTGTACGACTCCGCCGTCCGCGAGGCCGTGGCCGCCTTCGGCCGCGGGGAATGCTTCGTCGAGCGCTACCTCGACAAGCCCCGCCACGTGGAGACCCAGTGCCTGGCCGACACCCACGGCAACGTGGTCGTCGTCTCCACCCGCGACTGCTCCCTGCAGCGCCGCCACCAAAAGCTCGTCGAGGAGGCCCCCGCACCCTTCCTCTCCGACGCCCAGACGGCAGAGCTGTACGCGTCCTCCAAGGCCATCCTCAAGGAGGCCGGCTACGTCGGCGCCGGCACCGTGGAGTTCCTCGTCGGCATGGACGGCACGATCTCCTTCCTGGAGGTCAACACCCGCCTCCAGGTCGAACACCCGGTCACCGAGGAAGTCGCCGGCATCGACCTGGTCCGCGAGATGTTCCGCATCGCCGACGGCGAAGAACTCGGCTACGACGACCCCGCCCTGCGCGGCCACTCCTTCGAGTTCCGCATCAACGGCGAGGACCCCGGCCGCGGCTTCCTGCCCGCCCCCGGCACCGTCACCCTCTTCGACGCACCCACCGGCCCCGGCGTCCGCCTCGACGCCGGCGTCGAATCCGGCTCCGTCATCGGCCCCGCCTGGGACTCCCTGCTCGCCAAACTCATCGTCACCGGCCGCACCCGCGCCGAGGCACTCCAGCGGGCCGCCCGCGCCCTGGACGAATTCACCGTCGAGGGCATGGCCACCGCCATCCCCTTCCACCGCACGGTCGTCCGCGACCCGGCCTTCGCCCCCGAACTCACCGGCTCCACCGACCCCTTCACCGTCCACACCCGGTGGATCGAGACCGAGTTCGTCAACGAGATCAAGCCCTTCACCACGCCCGCCGACACCGACACCGACGAGGAGTCGGGCCGTGAGACGGTCGTCGTCGAGGTCGGCGGCAAGCGCCTGGAAGTCTCCCTCCCCTCCAGCCTGGGCATGTCCCTGGCCCGCACCGGCCTGGCAGCCGGGGCCCGCCCCAAACGCCGCGCGGCCAAGAAGTCCGGCCCCGCCGCCTCCGGCGACACCCTCGCCTCCCCGATGCAGGGCACCATCGTCAAGATCGCCGTCGAGGAGGGCCAGGAAGTCCAGGAAGGCGACCTCATCGTCGTCCTCGAAGCGATGAAGATGGAACAGCCCCTCAACGCCCACAGGTCCGGCACCATCAAGGGCCTCACCGCCGAAGTCGGCGCCTCCCTCACCTCCGGCGCCGCCATCTGCGAGATCAAGGACTGA
- the scbB gene encoding A-factor type gamma-butyrolactone 6-reductase ScbB — translation MRAHGTGYERPLEGKTALVTGGSRGIGRGIALRLAADGALVAVHYGNNEAAARETVETIRSGGGQAFAIRAELGVVGDAAALYAAFDAGMGEFGVPPELDVLVNNAGVSGSGRITEVTEEVFDRLVAVNVRAPLFLVQHGLKRLRDGGRIINISSAATRRAFPESIGYAMTKGAVDTLTLALARQLGERGITVNAVAPGFVETDMNARRRQTPEAAAALAAYSVFNRIGRPDDIADVVAFLASDDSRWITGQYVDATGGTIL, via the coding sequence ATGCGTGCACATGGGACGGGGTACGAAAGACCGCTGGAGGGCAAGACCGCCCTGGTGACCGGGGGAAGCCGGGGCATCGGACGCGGTATCGCCCTGCGGCTGGCCGCGGACGGGGCGCTCGTGGCGGTCCACTACGGCAACAACGAGGCGGCGGCGCGAGAGACCGTCGAGACCATCCGGAGCGGCGGCGGACAGGCGTTCGCCATCCGGGCCGAACTCGGCGTCGTGGGTGACGCAGCCGCGCTCTACGCGGCGTTCGACGCCGGGATGGGCGAGTTCGGCGTACCGCCCGAGTTGGACGTCCTGGTGAACAACGCGGGCGTCAGCGGCTCGGGACGGATCACGGAAGTCACCGAGGAGGTCTTCGACCGACTGGTCGCCGTCAACGTCCGGGCACCGCTGTTCCTGGTCCAGCACGGGCTGAAACGGCTGCGTGACGGCGGGCGGATCATCAACATCTCGTCTGCCGCGACCCGGCGCGCGTTCCCCGAGTCCATCGGATACGCGATGACCAAGGGTGCCGTGGACACGCTCACGCTCGCCCTGGCCAGGCAACTGGGAGAACGGGGCATCACGGTCAACGCGGTGGCGCCCGGTTTCGTGGAGACGGACATGAACGCGCGGCGGCGGCAGACCCCCGAGGCGGCCGCGGCACTGGCCGCCTACTCCGTGTTCAACCGCATCGGCAGACCCGACGACATCGCCGACGTGGTGGCCTTTCTGGCCTCCGACGACTCACGGTGGATCACCGGTCAGTACGTCGACGCCACCGGTGGAACGATTCTCTGA
- a CDS encoding SWIM zinc finger family protein, whose protein sequence is MTPRPADEARRALREARERGEGTGADADRGPTPTPTPTPTPTSPSPSPSESESPSARGQDGDQDRKPPEHNRPRPGDAARAALRSALTARRTGAHSPADLPDAPDAPDAPGAADALETGPGDPRKSGERGETADPGETTHRPDAMTEWTGSTDPTAVTDPAGTAGPTGPADPAALTGPTVPTDPAVPIGPAAPIGPAAPADPAGSTVPLGPPVAAVPDEGSLPGSSDAGGSRPADVAREALRAARRQAKTEAAAEGVSAQGAAPARRSSRPAARQRRAGGPGTADARARAVRDFAAGAFRLPPEADQAEEPPPAGEEAGASAAEGGTTAHAEPAPSPAADTGQHASAARGRAVSSAPPAKARAPRSMAAPDRDGDLRRTFPALPPREAAAEGLAATWWGNAWVTALEEGALDAARLERGRGYAERGHVDAITVTPGLVLAYVRGSRSRPYRVQVRLRTLGDSDWDRFLDAAVERPGHIAALLDGELPHSLADLADRGVPLLPGPGDLTPRCSCPDSGHPCKHAAALCYQTARLLDADPFVLLLLRGRGERALLDALSRRNAAREARAAQDRGPASLPGVRVGAALTPRALPPLPAPLPAPPHPEQPPAYPAAPGGPDPFALDQLATDAAARAHALLTTGRDPVGGLTLWQDAVRLAAARPGSGLTAGTRALYASLATAAGRDTAELARAVAAWRQGGLAGLDVLEEPWDPPAGRFDRARPLLLAADLPAFRPWRNRLTHPRGHVQLRLGRTGLWYAYESEPGREDWWPRGTPDLDPVGALTGLGGPGDP, encoded by the coding sequence GTGACCCCCCGGCCCGCGGACGAGGCCCGCCGCGCCCTGCGGGAGGCACGCGAGCGCGGCGAGGGTACGGGCGCGGACGCGGACCGTGGGCCGACGCCGACGCCGACGCCGACGCCGACGCCGACGTCTCCGTCTCCGTCACCGTCGGAGTCGGAGTCGCCGTCGGCACGGGGCCAGGACGGGGACCAGGACCGGAAGCCGCCGGAGCACAACCGTCCGCGCCCCGGCGACGCCGCCCGTGCCGCGCTGCGCAGCGCGCTGACCGCGCGACGGACGGGGGCGCACAGTCCCGCGGACCTCCCCGACGCACCTGACGCACCTGACGCCCCGGGCGCCGCCGACGCCTTGGAGACGGGTCCGGGAGACCCCCGGAAGTCGGGCGAGCGTGGAGAGACGGCGGATCCGGGCGAGACGACGCACCGGCCCGACGCCATGACCGAGTGGACGGGCTCCACCGACCCGACCGCCGTCACGGACCCGGCCGGCACCGCCGGCCCGACCGGCCCCGCTGACCCAGCCGCCCTCACTGGCCCGACCGTCCCCACGGACCCGGCCGTCCCCATCGGCCCGGCCGCCCCCATCGGCCCGGCCGCCCCCGCTGACCCGGCCGGCTCGACCGTCCCGCTCGGTCCACCCGTCGCGGCCGTTCCCGACGAGGGGTCCCTCCCGGGCTCAAGTGACGCGGGCGGCAGCCGACCGGCGGACGTGGCGCGTGAGGCGTTGCGGGCGGCTCGTCGGCAGGCGAAGACAGAGGCGGCGGCCGAGGGCGTCTCGGCCCAGGGCGCCGCGCCCGCGCGGCGGTCGTCCCGCCCGGCCGCTCGTCAGCGGCGGGCGGGCGGTCCGGGCACCGCCGACGCGCGCGCCCGCGCCGTACGGGACTTCGCCGCGGGCGCGTTCCGGCTGCCCCCGGAGGCGGACCAGGCCGAGGAGCCCCCTCCCGCCGGTGAGGAGGCCGGTGCGTCCGCCGCCGAGGGCGGGACGACGGCACACGCGGAGCCCGCCCCGTCGCCCGCTGCGGACACGGGGCAGCACGCCTCGGCGGCGCGTGGCCGGGCCGTCTCCTCCGCACCGCCCGCGAAGGCCCGCGCGCCCCGCTCGATGGCCGCCCCGGACCGTGACGGCGATCTCCGGCGCACCTTTCCCGCGCTGCCGCCCCGGGAGGCCGCGGCGGAGGGCCTCGCCGCCACCTGGTGGGGGAACGCGTGGGTGACCGCGCTGGAGGAAGGCGCCCTGGACGCCGCCCGGCTGGAACGCGGGCGCGGATACGCCGAGCGCGGGCACGTCGACGCCATCACCGTGACGCCCGGGCTGGTCCTCGCCTACGTGCGGGGCAGCCGCTCCCGGCCGTACCGCGTGCAGGTGCGGCTGCGCACGCTCGGCGACTCCGACTGGGACCGGTTCCTCGACGCCGCCGTCGAACGCCCCGGGCACATCGCGGCGCTGCTCGACGGCGAACTTCCCCACTCCCTGGCCGACCTGGCCGACCGCGGCGTCCCGCTGCTGCCCGGACCCGGCGACCTGACCCCGCGGTGCAGCTGTCCCGACTCCGGGCACCCCTGCAAGCACGCCGCCGCCCTCTGCTACCAGACGGCACGTCTGCTCGACGCCGACCCCTTCGTCCTGCTGCTGCTCCGCGGCCGGGGCGAACGCGCGCTGCTCGACGCCCTGTCCCGGCGGAACGCGGCCCGCGAGGCACGCGCGGCCCAGGACCGCGGCCCGGCGTCGCTGCCCGGCGTCCGGGTCGGCGCGGCGCTGACCCCGCGCGCCCTGCCGCCCCTCCCGGCGCCGTTGCCCGCGCCCCCGCACCCCGAACAGCCGCCGGCCTATCCGGCCGCCCCGGGCGGCCCCGACCCCTTCGCGCTGGACCAGCTGGCCACCGACGCGGCCGCCCGCGCCCACGCCCTGCTCACCACCGGACGCGACCCGGTCGGCGGACTGACGCTGTGGCAGGACGCCGTCCGGCTCGCCGCCGCGCGCCCCGGTTCCGGCCTCACCGCGGGCACCCGTGCGCTCTACGCGTCGCTCGCCACGGCCGCCGGACGTGACACGGCGGAGCTGGCGCGGGCCGTCGCCGCCTGGCGGCAGGGCGGGTTGGCGGGTCTCGACGTCCTGGAGGAGCCCTGGGACCCGCCGGCCGGCCGTTTCGACCGCGCCCGCCCCCTGCTGCTCGCCGCCGACCTCCCCGCCTTCCGCCCCTGGCGCAACCGCCTCACCCACCCGCGCGGTCACGTCCAGCTCAGACTCGGCCGGACCGGTCTCTGGTACGCGTACGAGTCGGAGCCCGGCCGCGAGGACTGGTGGCCGCGCGGGACCCCCGACCTCGACCCGGTCGGGGCCCTGACGGGCCTGGGCGGTCCCGGCGACCCCTGA
- a CDS encoding sensor histidine kinase yields MSATSAPAPQHGMAWLEAVVGDGFTETLQDGLNRSRFGRARQTTGTTHPGLPADGRGPVAGPVRKDRDGRDDHVWAERRRLAREVHDELGTALSTAARHMELHAAETGEARHLDAALHSLREAMAVTRRLTGELQAQTVLPPLARALGDFAATTRPRRTEVRIRSTGDERLLSDVCRRELFLAVREALHNAFHHAHADRVTVTLRFTRRWAHAGIVDDGVGFDADAVLAPGHRAPGLRSMTDRVDDIGGRLLIASGPTSGTHIDVHLPLRPRK; encoded by the coding sequence TTGAGCGCCACTTCCGCCCCCGCGCCTCAGCACGGCATGGCCTGGCTGGAAGCCGTCGTGGGGGACGGCTTCACGGAGACGTTGCAGGACGGGCTCAACCGCTCCCGCTTCGGCCGCGCCCGGCAGACCACCGGCACGACACATCCCGGGCTCCCCGCGGATGGTCGTGGCCCGGTGGCCGGCCCCGTCCGGAAGGACCGCGACGGCCGGGACGACCACGTCTGGGCCGAGCGCCGCAGGCTGGCGCGCGAGGTCCACGACGAACTGGGCACGGCTCTGTCCACGGCCGCCCGTCACATGGAGCTGCACGCCGCCGAGACCGGCGAGGCCCGCCACCTCGACGCCGCCCTGCACTCGTTGCGTGAAGCCATGGCCGTCACCCGCAGGCTGACCGGCGAGCTCCAGGCGCAGACCGTACTGCCGCCGCTGGCCCGGGCGTTGGGGGACTTCGCCGCCACCACCCGTCCCCGGAGGACCGAGGTCCGCATCAGGAGCACCGGAGACGAACGCCTCCTGTCGGACGTCTGCCGCCGTGAACTGTTCCTCGCCGTGCGCGAGGCCCTGCACAACGCCTTCCACCACGCACACGCCGACCGGGTGACCGTGACCCTGCGCTTCACCCGCCGCTGGGCACACGCCGGCATCGTCGACGACGGGGTCGGGTTCGACGCCGACGCGGTGCTCGCCCCCGGACACCGCGCACCGGGTCTGCGGTCGATGACCGACCGCGTCGACGACATCGGCGGTCGGCTCCTGATAGCGAGCGGCCCCACCAGCGGCACGCACATCGACGTCCATCTCCCGCTGCGGCCCCGCAAGTGA
- a CDS encoding ScbR family autoregulator-binding transcription factor produces MAKQDRAIRTRQTILDAAAQVFEKQGYQAATITEILRVAGVTKGALYFHFQSKEELALGVFDAQEPPQAVPEQPLRLQELIDIGMLFCHRLRTNVVARAGVRLSMDQQAHGLDRRGPFRRWHETLLTLLNQAKANGELLPHVVTTDSADLYVGTFAGIQVVSQTVSDYQDLEHRYALLQKHILPAIAVPSVLAALDLSEERGARLAAELAPTGKD; encoded by the coding sequence ATGGCCAAGCAGGACCGGGCGATCCGCACCCGACAGACGATCCTGGACGCCGCGGCGCAGGTCTTCGAGAAGCAGGGCTATCAAGCCGCCACGATCACGGAGATCCTCAGGGTGGCCGGCGTGACCAAGGGGGCCCTGTACTTCCACTTCCAGTCCAAGGAGGAACTGGCGCTGGGCGTCTTCGACGCCCAGGAACCCCCGCAGGCCGTTCCGGAGCAACCCCTCCGGCTTCAGGAACTCATCGACATCGGCATGTTGTTCTGCCACCGCTTGCGCACGAACGTCGTAGCCCGGGCCGGCGTGCGCCTCTCCATGGACCAGCAGGCACACGGTCTTGACCGCCGAGGACCGTTCCGTCGCTGGCACGAGACACTCCTGACGTTGCTGAACCAGGCCAAGGCGAACGGCGAGTTGCTGCCCCACGTGGTCACCACCGACTCGGCCGATCTCTACGTGGGGACGTTCGCCGGGATACAGGTCGTGTCCCAGACGGTCAGTGACTACCAGGACCTCGAACACCGCTACGCGCTGCTGCAGAAGCACATCCTGCCCGCCATCGCGGTTCCCTCCGTGCTGGCCGCGCTCGATCTCTCCGAGGAGCGCGGTGCACGCCTCGCAGCCGAACTGGCACCGACCGGGAAGGACTGA